From Pan troglodytes isolate AG18354 chromosome 9, NHGRI_mPanTro3-v2.0_pri, whole genome shotgun sequence, the proteins below share one genomic window:
- the DHCR7 gene encoding 7-dehydrocholesterol reductase isoform X7 yields the protein MAAKSQPNIPKAKSLDGVTNDRTASQGQWGRAWEVDWFSLASVIFLLLFAPFIVYYFIMACDQYSCALTGPVVDIVTGHARLSDIWAKTPPITRKAAQLYTLWVTFQVLLYTSLPDFCHKFLPGYVGGIQEGAVTPAGVVNKYQINGLQAWLLTHLLWFANAHLLSWFSPTIIFDNWIPLLWCANILGYAVSTFAMVKGYFFPTSARDCKFTGNFFYNYMMGIEFNPRIGKWFDFKLFFNGRPGIVAWTLINLSFAAKQRELHGHVTNAMVLVNVLQAIYVIDFFWNETWYLKTIDICHDHFGWYLGWGDCVWLPYLYTLQGLYLVYHPVQLSTPHAVGVLLLGLVGYYIFRVANHQKDLFRRTDGRCLIWGRKPKVIECSYTSADGQRHHSKLLVSGFWGVARHFNYVGDLMGSLAYCLACGGSHLLPYFYIIYMAILLTHRCLRDEHRCASKEFRVSSTAILPAQTDFL from the exons ATGGCTGCAAAATCGCAACCCAACATTCCCAAAGCCAAGAGTCTAGATGGCGTCACCAATGACAGAACCGCATCTCAAGGGCAGTGGGGCCGTGCCTG GGAGGTGGACTGGTTTTCACTGGCAAGCGTCATCTTCCTACTGCTGTTCGCCCCCTTCATCGTCTACTACTTCATCATGGCTTGTGACCAATACAGCTGCGCCCTGACCGGCCCCGTGGTGGACATCGTCACCGGACATGCTCGGCTCTCGGACATCTGGGCCAAGACTCCACCTATAACGAGGAAAGCCGCCCAGCTCTATACCTTGTGGGTCACCTTCCAG GTGCTTCTGTACACGTCTCTCCCTGACTTCTGCCATAAGTTTCTACCCGGCTACGTAGGAGGCATCCAGGAGGGGGCCGTGACTCCTGCAG GGGTTGTGAACAAGTATCAGATCAACGGCCTGCAAGCCTGGCTCCTCACGCACCTGCTCTGGTTTGCAAACGCTCATCTCCTGTCCTGGTTCTCGCCCACCATCATCTTCGACAACTGGATCCCACTGCTGTGGTGTGCCAACATCCTTGGCTATGCCGTCTCCACCTTCGCCATGGTCAAGGGCTACTTCTTCCCCACCAGCGCCAGAGACTG caaattCACAGGCAATTTCTTTTACAACTACATGATGGGCATCGAGTTTAACCCTCGGATCGGGAAGTGGTTTGACTTCAAGCTGTTCTTCAATGGGCGCCCCGGGATCGTCGCCTGGACCCTCATCAACCTGTCCTTCGCAGCGAAGCAGCGGGAGCTCCACGGCCATGTGACCAATGCCATGGTCCTGGTCAACGTCCTGCAG GCCATCTACGTGATTGACTTCTTCTGGAACGAAACCTGGTACCTGAAGACCATTGACATCTGCCATGACCACTTCGGGTGGTACCTGGGCTGGGGCGACTGTGTCTGGCTGCCTTATCTTTACACGCTGCAG GGTCTGTACTTGGTGTACCACCCCGTGCAGCTGTCCACCCCGCACGCCGTGGGCGTCCTGCTGCTGGGCCTGGTGGGCTACTACATCTTCCGGGTGGCCAACCACCAGAAGGACCTGTTCCGCCGCACGGATGGGCGCTGCCTCATCTGGGGCAGGAAGCCCAAGGTCATCGAGTGCTCCTACACATCCGCCGATGGGCAGAGGCACCACAGCAAGCTGCTGGTGTCGGGCTTCTGGGGCGTGGCCCGCCACTTCAACTATGTCGGCGACCTGATGGGCAGCCTGGCCTACTGCCTGGCCTGCGGCGGCAGCCACCTGCTGCCCTACTTCTACATCATCTACATGGCCATCCTGCTGACCCACCGCTGCCTCCGGGACGAGCACCGCTGTGCCAGCAA GGAATTCCGAGTGTCCAGCACTGCCATATTGCCAGCACAGACGGATTTTCTCTAA
- the DHCR7 gene encoding 7-dehydrocholesterol reductase isoform X5: protein MACDQYSCALTGPVVDIVTGHARLSDIWAKTPPITRKAAQLYTLWVTFQVLLYTSLPDFCHKFLPGYVGGIQEGAVTPAGVVNKYQINGLQAWLLTHLLWFANAHLLSWFSPTIIFDNWIPLLWCANILGYAVSTFAMVKGYFFPTSARDCKFTGNFFYNYMMGIEFNPRIGKWFDFKLFFNGRPGIVAWTLINLSFAAKQRELHGHVTNAMVLVNVLQAIYVIDFFWNETWYLKTIDICHDHFGWYLGWGDCVWLPYLYTLQGLYLVYHPVQLSTPHAVGVLLLGLVGYYIFRVANHQKDLFRRTDGRCLIWGRKPKVIECSYTSADGQRHHSKLLVSGFWGVARHFNYVGDLMGSLAYCLACGGSHLLPYFYIIYMAILLTHRCLRDEHRCASKYGRDWERYTAAVPYRLLPGIF, encoded by the exons ATGGCTTGTGACCAATACAGCTGCGCCCTGACCGGCCCCGTGGTGGACATCGTCACCGGACATGCTCGGCTCTCGGACATCTGGGCCAAGACTCCACCTATAACGAGGAAAGCCGCCCAGCTCTATACCTTGTGGGTCACCTTCCAG GTGCTTCTGTACACGTCTCTCCCTGACTTCTGCCATAAGTTTCTACCCGGCTACGTAGGAGGCATCCAGGAGGGGGCCGTGACTCCTGCAG GGGTTGTGAACAAGTATCAGATCAACGGCCTGCAAGCCTGGCTCCTCACGCACCTGCTCTGGTTTGCAAACGCTCATCTCCTGTCCTGGTTCTCGCCCACCATCATCTTCGACAACTGGATCCCACTGCTGTGGTGTGCCAACATCCTTGGCTATGCCGTCTCCACCTTCGCCATGGTCAAGGGCTACTTCTTCCCCACCAGCGCCAGAGACTG caaattCACAGGCAATTTCTTTTACAACTACATGATGGGCATCGAGTTTAACCCTCGGATCGGGAAGTGGTTTGACTTCAAGCTGTTCTTCAATGGGCGCCCCGGGATCGTCGCCTGGACCCTCATCAACCTGTCCTTCGCAGCGAAGCAGCGGGAGCTCCACGGCCATGTGACCAATGCCATGGTCCTGGTCAACGTCCTGCAG GCCATCTACGTGATTGACTTCTTCTGGAACGAAACCTGGTACCTGAAGACCATTGACATCTGCCATGACCACTTCGGGTGGTACCTGGGCTGGGGCGACTGTGTCTGGCTGCCTTATCTTTACACGCTGCAG GGTCTGTACTTGGTGTACCACCCCGTGCAGCTGTCCACCCCGCACGCCGTGGGCGTCCTGCTGCTGGGCCTGGTGGGCTACTACATCTTCCGGGTGGCCAACCACCAGAAGGACCTGTTCCGCCGCACGGATGGGCGCTGCCTCATCTGGGGCAGGAAGCCCAAGGTCATCGAGTGCTCCTACACATCCGCCGATGGGCAGAGGCACCACAGCAAGCTGCTGGTGTCGGGCTTCTGGGGCGTGGCCCGCCACTTCAACTATGTCGGCGACCTGATGGGCAGCCTGGCCTACTGCCTGGCCTGCGGCGGCAGCCACCTGCTGCCCTACTTCTACATCATCTACATGGCCATCCTGCTGACCCACCGCTGCCTCCGGGACGAGCACCGCTGTGCCAGCAAGTACGGCCGGGACTGGGAGCGCTACACCGCCGCAGTGCCTTACCGCCTGCTGCCTGGAATCTTCTAA
- the DHCR7 gene encoding 7-dehydrocholesterol reductase isoform X3: protein MAAKSQPNIPKAKSLDGVTNDRTASQGQWGRACCALTGPVVDIVTGHARLSDIWAKTPPITRKAAQLYTLWVTFQVLLYTSLPDFCHKFLPGYVGGIQEGAVTPAGVVNKYQINGLQAWLLTHLLWFANAHLLSWFSPTIIFDNWIPLLWCANILGYAVSTFAMVKGYFFPTSARDCKFTGNFFYNYMMGIEFNPRIGKWFDFKLFFNGRPGIVAWTLINLSFAAKQRELHGHVTNAMVLVNVLQAIYVIDFFWNETWYLKTIDICHDHFGWYLGWGDCVWLPYLYTLQGLYLVYHPVQLSTPHAVGVLLLGLVGYYIFRVANHQKDLFRRTDGRCLIWGRKPKVIECSYTSADGQRHHSKLLVSGFWGVARHFNYVGDLMGSLAYCLACGGSHLLPYFYIIYMAILLTHRCLRDEHRCASKYGRDWERYTAAVPYRLLPGIF, encoded by the exons ATGGCTGCAAAATCGCAACCCAACATTCCCAAAGCCAAGAGTCTAGATGGCGTCACCAATGACAGAACCGCATCTCAAGGGCAGTGGGGCCGTGCCTG CTGCGCCCTGACCGGCCCCGTGGTGGACATCGTCACCGGACATGCTCGGCTCTCGGACATCTGGGCCAAGACTCCACCTATAACGAGGAAAGCCGCCCAGCTCTATACCTTGTGGGTCACCTTCCAG GTGCTTCTGTACACGTCTCTCCCTGACTTCTGCCATAAGTTTCTACCCGGCTACGTAGGAGGCATCCAGGAGGGGGCCGTGACTCCTGCAG GGGTTGTGAACAAGTATCAGATCAACGGCCTGCAAGCCTGGCTCCTCACGCACCTGCTCTGGTTTGCAAACGCTCATCTCCTGTCCTGGTTCTCGCCCACCATCATCTTCGACAACTGGATCCCACTGCTGTGGTGTGCCAACATCCTTGGCTATGCCGTCTCCACCTTCGCCATGGTCAAGGGCTACTTCTTCCCCACCAGCGCCAGAGACTG caaattCACAGGCAATTTCTTTTACAACTACATGATGGGCATCGAGTTTAACCCTCGGATCGGGAAGTGGTTTGACTTCAAGCTGTTCTTCAATGGGCGCCCCGGGATCGTCGCCTGGACCCTCATCAACCTGTCCTTCGCAGCGAAGCAGCGGGAGCTCCACGGCCATGTGACCAATGCCATGGTCCTGGTCAACGTCCTGCAG GCCATCTACGTGATTGACTTCTTCTGGAACGAAACCTGGTACCTGAAGACCATTGACATCTGCCATGACCACTTCGGGTGGTACCTGGGCTGGGGCGACTGTGTCTGGCTGCCTTATCTTTACACGCTGCAG GGTCTGTACTTGGTGTACCACCCCGTGCAGCTGTCCACCCCGCACGCCGTGGGCGTCCTGCTGCTGGGCCTGGTGGGCTACTACATCTTCCGGGTGGCCAACCACCAGAAGGACCTGTTCCGCCGCACGGATGGGCGCTGCCTCATCTGGGGCAGGAAGCCCAAGGTCATCGAGTGCTCCTACACATCCGCCGATGGGCAGAGGCACCACAGCAAGCTGCTGGTGTCGGGCTTCTGGGGCGTGGCCCGCCACTTCAACTATGTCGGCGACCTGATGGGCAGCCTGGCCTACTGCCTGGCCTGCGGCGGCAGCCACCTGCTGCCCTACTTCTACATCATCTACATGGCCATCCTGCTGACCCACCGCTGCCTCCGGGACGAGCACCGCTGTGCCAGCAAGTACGGCCGGGACTGGGAGCGCTACACCGCCGCAGTGCCTTACCGCCTGCTGCCTGGAATCTTCTAA
- the DHCR7 gene encoding 7-dehydrocholesterol reductase isoform X1, which produces MAAKSQPNIPKAKSLDGVTNDRTASQGQWGRAWEVDWFSLASVIFLLLFAPFIVYYFIMACDQYSCALTGPVVDIVTGHARLSDIWAKTPPITRKAAQLYTLWVTFQVLLYTSLPDFCHKFLPGYVGGIQEGAVTPAGVVNKYQINGLQAWLLTHLLWFANAHLLSWFSPTIIFDNWIPLLWCANILGYAVSTFAMVKGYFFPTSARDCKFTGNFFYNYMMGIEFNPRIGKWFDFKLFFNGRPGIVAWTLINLSFAAKQRELHGHVTNAMVLVNVLQAIYVIDFFWNETWYLKTIDICHDHFGWYLGWGDCVWLPYLYTLQGLYLVYHPVQLSTPHAVGVLLLGLVGYYIFRVANHQKDLFRRTDGRCLIWGRKPKVIECSYTSADGQRHHSKLLVSGFWGVARHFNYVGDLMGSLAYCLACGGSHLLPYFYIIYMAILLTHRCLRDEHRCASKYGRDWERYTAAVPYRLLPGIF; this is translated from the exons ATGGCTGCAAAATCGCAACCCAACATTCCCAAAGCCAAGAGTCTAGATGGCGTCACCAATGACAGAACCGCATCTCAAGGGCAGTGGGGCCGTGCCTG GGAGGTGGACTGGTTTTCACTGGCAAGCGTCATCTTCCTACTGCTGTTCGCCCCCTTCATCGTCTACTACTTCATCATGGCTTGTGACCAATACAGCTGCGCCCTGACCGGCCCCGTGGTGGACATCGTCACCGGACATGCTCGGCTCTCGGACATCTGGGCCAAGACTCCACCTATAACGAGGAAAGCCGCCCAGCTCTATACCTTGTGGGTCACCTTCCAG GTGCTTCTGTACACGTCTCTCCCTGACTTCTGCCATAAGTTTCTACCCGGCTACGTAGGAGGCATCCAGGAGGGGGCCGTGACTCCTGCAG GGGTTGTGAACAAGTATCAGATCAACGGCCTGCAAGCCTGGCTCCTCACGCACCTGCTCTGGTTTGCAAACGCTCATCTCCTGTCCTGGTTCTCGCCCACCATCATCTTCGACAACTGGATCCCACTGCTGTGGTGTGCCAACATCCTTGGCTATGCCGTCTCCACCTTCGCCATGGTCAAGGGCTACTTCTTCCCCACCAGCGCCAGAGACTG caaattCACAGGCAATTTCTTTTACAACTACATGATGGGCATCGAGTTTAACCCTCGGATCGGGAAGTGGTTTGACTTCAAGCTGTTCTTCAATGGGCGCCCCGGGATCGTCGCCTGGACCCTCATCAACCTGTCCTTCGCAGCGAAGCAGCGGGAGCTCCACGGCCATGTGACCAATGCCATGGTCCTGGTCAACGTCCTGCAG GCCATCTACGTGATTGACTTCTTCTGGAACGAAACCTGGTACCTGAAGACCATTGACATCTGCCATGACCACTTCGGGTGGTACCTGGGCTGGGGCGACTGTGTCTGGCTGCCTTATCTTTACACGCTGCAG GGTCTGTACTTGGTGTACCACCCCGTGCAGCTGTCCACCCCGCACGCCGTGGGCGTCCTGCTGCTGGGCCTGGTGGGCTACTACATCTTCCGGGTGGCCAACCACCAGAAGGACCTGTTCCGCCGCACGGATGGGCGCTGCCTCATCTGGGGCAGGAAGCCCAAGGTCATCGAGTGCTCCTACACATCCGCCGATGGGCAGAGGCACCACAGCAAGCTGCTGGTGTCGGGCTTCTGGGGCGTGGCCCGCCACTTCAACTATGTCGGCGACCTGATGGGCAGCCTGGCCTACTGCCTGGCCTGCGGCGGCAGCCACCTGCTGCCCTACTTCTACATCATCTACATGGCCATCCTGCTGACCCACCGCTGCCTCCGGGACGAGCACCGCTGTGCCAGCAAGTACGGCCGGGACTGGGAGCGCTACACCGCCGCAGTGCCTTACCGCCTGCTGCCTGGAATCTTCTAA
- the DHCR7 gene encoding 7-dehydrocholesterol reductase isoform X6: protein MACDQYSCALTGPVVDIVTGHARLSDIWAKTPPITRKAAQLYTLWVTFQVLLYTSLPDFCHKFLPGYVGGIQEGAVTPAGVVNKYQINGLQAWLLTHLLWFANAHLLSWFSPTIIFDNWIPLLWCANILGYAVSTFAMVKGYFFPTSARDCKFTGNFFYNYMMGIEFNPRIGKWFDFKLFFNGRPGIVAWTLINLSFAAKQRELHGHVTNAMVLVNVLQAIYVIDFFWNETWYLKTIDICHDHFGWYLGWGDCVWLPYLYTLQKRTRRQVMCQRQSWGLTPGHWAPEPTLLSSPWAKHRLTPSPSPPRVCTWCTTPCSCPPRTPWASCCWAWWATTSSGWPTTRRTCSAARMGAASSGAGSPRSSSAPTHPPMGRGTTASCWCRASGAWPATSTMSAT, encoded by the exons ATGGCTTGTGACCAATACAGCTGCGCCCTGACCGGCCCCGTGGTGGACATCGTCACCGGACATGCTCGGCTCTCGGACATCTGGGCCAAGACTCCACCTATAACGAGGAAAGCCGCCCAGCTCTATACCTTGTGGGTCACCTTCCAG GTGCTTCTGTACACGTCTCTCCCTGACTTCTGCCATAAGTTTCTACCCGGCTACGTAGGAGGCATCCAGGAGGGGGCCGTGACTCCTGCAG GGGTTGTGAACAAGTATCAGATCAACGGCCTGCAAGCCTGGCTCCTCACGCACCTGCTCTGGTTTGCAAACGCTCATCTCCTGTCCTGGTTCTCGCCCACCATCATCTTCGACAACTGGATCCCACTGCTGTGGTGTGCCAACATCCTTGGCTATGCCGTCTCCACCTTCGCCATGGTCAAGGGCTACTTCTTCCCCACCAGCGCCAGAGACTG caaattCACAGGCAATTTCTTTTACAACTACATGATGGGCATCGAGTTTAACCCTCGGATCGGGAAGTGGTTTGACTTCAAGCTGTTCTTCAATGGGCGCCCCGGGATCGTCGCCTGGACCCTCATCAACCTGTCCTTCGCAGCGAAGCAGCGGGAGCTCCACGGCCATGTGACCAATGCCATGGTCCTGGTCAACGTCCTGCAG GCCATCTACGTGATTGACTTCTTCTGGAACGAAACCTGGTACCTGAAGACCATTGACATCTGCCATGACCACTTCGGGTGGTACCTGGGCTGGGGCGACTGTGTCTGGCTGCCTTATCTTTACACGCTGCAG AAGAGAACACGGAGGCAAGTCATGTgtcagaggcagagctggggtttgaCCCCAGGCCACTGGGCCCCCGAGCCCACACTCCTGTCCTCTCCCTGGGCAAAGCACCGCTTGACCCCTTCCCCCTCACCCCCCAGGGTCTGTACTTGGTGTACCACCCCGTGCAGCTGTCCACCCCGCACGCCGTGGGCGTCCTGCTGCTGGGCCTGGTGGGCTACTACATCTTCCGGGTGGCCAACCACCAGAAGGACCTGTTCCGCCGCACGGATGGGCGCTGCCTCATCTGGGGCAGGAAGCCCAAGGTCATCGAGTGCTCCTACACATCCGCCGATGGGCAGAGGCACCACAGCAAGCTGCTGGTGTCGGGCTTCTGGGGCGTGGCCCGCCACTTCAACTATGTCGGCGACCTGA
- the DHCR7 gene encoding 7-dehydrocholesterol reductase isoform X4 gives MAAKSQPNIPKAKSLDGVTNDRTASQGQWGRACCALTGPVVDIVTGHARLSDIWAKTPPITRKAAQLYTLWVTFQVLLYTSLPDFCHKFLPGYVGGIQEGAVTPAGVVNKYQINGLQAWLLTHLLWFANAHLLSWFSPTIIFDNWIPLLWCANILGYAVSTFAMVKGYFFPTSARDCKFTGNFFYNYMMGIEFNPRIGKWFDFKLFFNGRPGIVAWTLINLSFAAKQRELHGHVTNAMVLVNVLQAIYVIDFFWNETWYLKTIDICHDHFGWYLGWGDCVWLPYLYTLQKRTRRQVMCQRQSWGLTPGHWAPEPTLLSSPWAKHRLTPSPSPPRVCTWCTTPCSCPPRTPWASCCWAWWATTSSGWPTTRRTCSAARMGAASSGAGSPRSSSAPTHPPMGRGTTASCWCRASGAWPATSTMSAT, from the exons ATGGCTGCAAAATCGCAACCCAACATTCCCAAAGCCAAGAGTCTAGATGGCGTCACCAATGACAGAACCGCATCTCAAGGGCAGTGGGGCCGTGCCTG CTGCGCCCTGACCGGCCCCGTGGTGGACATCGTCACCGGACATGCTCGGCTCTCGGACATCTGGGCCAAGACTCCACCTATAACGAGGAAAGCCGCCCAGCTCTATACCTTGTGGGTCACCTTCCAG GTGCTTCTGTACACGTCTCTCCCTGACTTCTGCCATAAGTTTCTACCCGGCTACGTAGGAGGCATCCAGGAGGGGGCCGTGACTCCTGCAG GGGTTGTGAACAAGTATCAGATCAACGGCCTGCAAGCCTGGCTCCTCACGCACCTGCTCTGGTTTGCAAACGCTCATCTCCTGTCCTGGTTCTCGCCCACCATCATCTTCGACAACTGGATCCCACTGCTGTGGTGTGCCAACATCCTTGGCTATGCCGTCTCCACCTTCGCCATGGTCAAGGGCTACTTCTTCCCCACCAGCGCCAGAGACTG caaattCACAGGCAATTTCTTTTACAACTACATGATGGGCATCGAGTTTAACCCTCGGATCGGGAAGTGGTTTGACTTCAAGCTGTTCTTCAATGGGCGCCCCGGGATCGTCGCCTGGACCCTCATCAACCTGTCCTTCGCAGCGAAGCAGCGGGAGCTCCACGGCCATGTGACCAATGCCATGGTCCTGGTCAACGTCCTGCAG GCCATCTACGTGATTGACTTCTTCTGGAACGAAACCTGGTACCTGAAGACCATTGACATCTGCCATGACCACTTCGGGTGGTACCTGGGCTGGGGCGACTGTGTCTGGCTGCCTTATCTTTACACGCTGCAG AAGAGAACACGGAGGCAAGTCATGTgtcagaggcagagctggggtttgaCCCCAGGCCACTGGGCCCCCGAGCCCACACTCCTGTCCTCTCCCTGGGCAAAGCACCGCTTGACCCCTTCCCCCTCACCCCCCAGGGTCTGTACTTGGTGTACCACCCCGTGCAGCTGTCCACCCCGCACGCCGTGGGCGTCCTGCTGCTGGGCCTGGTGGGCTACTACATCTTCCGGGTGGCCAACCACCAGAAGGACCTGTTCCGCCGCACGGATGGGCGCTGCCTCATCTGGGGCAGGAAGCCCAAGGTCATCGAGTGCTCCTACACATCCGCCGATGGGCAGAGGCACCACAGCAAGCTGCTGGTGTCGGGCTTCTGGGGCGTGGCCCGCCACTTCAACTATGTCGGCGACCTGA
- the DHCR7 gene encoding 7-dehydrocholesterol reductase isoform X2 produces the protein MAAKSQPNIPKAKSLDGVTNDRTASQGQWGRAWEVDWFSLASVIFLLLFAPFIVYYFIMACDQYSCALTGPVVDIVTGHARLSDIWAKTPPITRKAAQLYTLWVTFQVLLYTSLPDFCHKFLPGYVGGIQEGAVTPAGVVNKYQINGLQAWLLTHLLWFANAHLLSWFSPTIIFDNWIPLLWCANILGYAVSTFAMVKGYFFPTSARDCKFTGNFFYNYMMGIEFNPRIGKWFDFKLFFNGRPGIVAWTLINLSFAAKQRELHGHVTNAMVLVNVLQAIYVIDFFWNETWYLKTIDICHDHFGWYLGWGDCVWLPYLYTLQKRTRRQVMCQRQSWGLTPGHWAPEPTLLSSPWAKHRLTPSPSPPRVCTWCTTPCSCPPRTPWASCCWAWWATTSSGWPTTRRTCSAARMGAASSGAGSPRSSSAPTHPPMGRGTTASCWCRASGAWPATSTMSAT, from the exons ATGGCTGCAAAATCGCAACCCAACATTCCCAAAGCCAAGAGTCTAGATGGCGTCACCAATGACAGAACCGCATCTCAAGGGCAGTGGGGCCGTGCCTG GGAGGTGGACTGGTTTTCACTGGCAAGCGTCATCTTCCTACTGCTGTTCGCCCCCTTCATCGTCTACTACTTCATCATGGCTTGTGACCAATACAGCTGCGCCCTGACCGGCCCCGTGGTGGACATCGTCACCGGACATGCTCGGCTCTCGGACATCTGGGCCAAGACTCCACCTATAACGAGGAAAGCCGCCCAGCTCTATACCTTGTGGGTCACCTTCCAG GTGCTTCTGTACACGTCTCTCCCTGACTTCTGCCATAAGTTTCTACCCGGCTACGTAGGAGGCATCCAGGAGGGGGCCGTGACTCCTGCAG GGGTTGTGAACAAGTATCAGATCAACGGCCTGCAAGCCTGGCTCCTCACGCACCTGCTCTGGTTTGCAAACGCTCATCTCCTGTCCTGGTTCTCGCCCACCATCATCTTCGACAACTGGATCCCACTGCTGTGGTGTGCCAACATCCTTGGCTATGCCGTCTCCACCTTCGCCATGGTCAAGGGCTACTTCTTCCCCACCAGCGCCAGAGACTG caaattCACAGGCAATTTCTTTTACAACTACATGATGGGCATCGAGTTTAACCCTCGGATCGGGAAGTGGTTTGACTTCAAGCTGTTCTTCAATGGGCGCCCCGGGATCGTCGCCTGGACCCTCATCAACCTGTCCTTCGCAGCGAAGCAGCGGGAGCTCCACGGCCATGTGACCAATGCCATGGTCCTGGTCAACGTCCTGCAG GCCATCTACGTGATTGACTTCTTCTGGAACGAAACCTGGTACCTGAAGACCATTGACATCTGCCATGACCACTTCGGGTGGTACCTGGGCTGGGGCGACTGTGTCTGGCTGCCTTATCTTTACACGCTGCAG AAGAGAACACGGAGGCAAGTCATGTgtcagaggcagagctggggtttgaCCCCAGGCCACTGGGCCCCCGAGCCCACACTCCTGTCCTCTCCCTGGGCAAAGCACCGCTTGACCCCTTCCCCCTCACCCCCCAGGGTCTGTACTTGGTGTACCACCCCGTGCAGCTGTCCACCCCGCACGCCGTGGGCGTCCTGCTGCTGGGCCTGGTGGGCTACTACATCTTCCGGGTGGCCAACCACCAGAAGGACCTGTTCCGCCGCACGGATGGGCGCTGCCTCATCTGGGGCAGGAAGCCCAAGGTCATCGAGTGCTCCTACACATCCGCCGATGGGCAGAGGCACCACAGCAAGCTGCTGGTGTCGGGCTTCTGGGGCGTGGCCCGCCACTTCAACTATGTCGGCGACCTGA